A region of the Pirellulales bacterium genome:
TTGGGCTGCGTAGAAAGAATGCCAATAGGCGCCGCGGTGGCGTTTTTTCGCGATTCGCGGCCGTTCCGGCAGCTTGTGTGCAATGGGTCAAAGCGCTAGAATCGCCACCGGTGGCGCATGCGCAGGTGCAACATCGTTCAGTGGCTTTAATCCTGGTGCACCGGCTATGAAGCTCTTGGTGATCGGTAGCGGCGGGCGCGAACACGCGCTAGTCTGGAAACTCGCTCAAAGTCCGCACGTCGATCGGATTTTCGTCACGCCGGGCAACGCAGGCACGGCCGGTATTGCCGAGAACGTCGACATCAGCCCCACCGATTTTCCGCGACTCATCAAATTCGCGAAGCAGAACGACATTGGACTCACCGTCGTCGGCCCCGAAGGGCCTTTGACGCTGGGCATCGTCGATGCGTTCGTCGCCGAGAAGTTGCGAATTTTCGGCCCCACCAAGGCCGCCGCCGAGCTCGAAGGGAGCAAGGTCTTCTGCAAGAACTTGCTACGTCATGCTGACGTCCCCACGGGCGATTATCGCGTCTTCCGCAATGCCGACAGTGCCATCACGTTCCTGAAAGATCGCGAGGATGTGCCGGTGGTCGTGAAGGCCGACGGTCTCGCGGCTGGTAAGGGCGTGATCGTGTGCGCCGGCCGTACCGAGGCGCTCGAGGCCGTCGACCGCATCGGGCGCAAGCGTGAGTTTGGCACCGCCGGCGACCAGATCGTGATCGAAGAGCGCCTCGACGGCGAAGAGGCGAGCGTCCTGGCGATCACCGATGGGCAAACGATCGTCACGCTGCCACCCACACAAGATCACAAGCGCGCTCACGACGGCGATACCGGTCCCAATACCGGCGGCATGGGCGCCTATTGCCCGGCACCTGTCGTGAGCGATGAGATGCTCGCGCGCATCGAAGAGCACGTACTGGTGCCGACAGTTCATGCGATGAAGCGTGCCCGGCGGCCGTTTCGCGGCGTGCTGTATGCCGGGATCATGCTGACGAACCAGGGCGCCAAGGTCCTGGAATACAACGTTCGCTTTGGCGATCCCGAATGCCAGCCGCTGTTGATGCGGTTGAAGACAGACCTGCTCGAAGTGCTATTGGCGACGACCGAAGGACGTTTGGACGAAATCGCCCCCTTGGAATGGGACCCTCGCCCCGCGGTGTGCGTCGTCATGGCCAGCGAAGGTTATCCCGGCAAGTACGCGCGGCACAAACCGATCCGCGGCTTGGACGAAGCGGCGCGCCTGAAGGACGTCCAGGTCTTTCATGCCGGCACGACCATGCTCGACGGGCAAGTCGTCACCGACGGTGGTCGCGTCCTGTCCGTAACGGCGCTCGGCACCACGATTCCTGCCGCCAAGCTGAACGCTTACACCGCGGTGAAGGCCATCCGCTGGGACGGCGCCTGGTGCCGCAAGGATATTTCCGACAAGGCGCTTTGGAACTCGCGTTAAGCAACTTTCCTCCGTAAATAGCCATTCCGATTCAACGGCCATCTGCATCCACCACGGGGAGCAACCTTCTGTGAATTACGCACACCTGCGGCTGCAAGACCTAGGCGAGGTGTTAGTTGTCTATTTCCAGGAAGGAACGCTGACGGACGGAAACGTGATCGAGAAAATCGGGCACGAATTTAATGACGTCGCCCTCGAGGCGTCTGGAAATCGCAAGCTGCTGATCAATTTCCAGGGCGTGAAATTCATGTCGTCGGCGATGCTCGGCAAGCTGTTGCCGCTGCACAAGAAGTGCAAGAACGACAAGATCGTCTTGAAGTTCTGCAACATCTCGCCCAACCTGCTCGAGGTCTTCAAGATCACGAACCTCACCAAGCTGTTCGATATCTCGAACAGTGAAGCAGACGCGGTCGCTTCGTTCGGCAAGCGCGGCTTCTTTAGCTAACAGGTCGGGAAGTATCCCCAGCGCGGCCACGGACCGCGCAGCAGCTCGGCTAAAACTGCGCCTCAGATGCGCAAGCGCGACCGATCAGATCCCGAAGCGGTTAAGCAGCCTTGCGCCGCTTCTCCTGGGGGGCGTTTGCTTGTTTTCGCGTCGGCCCAGCGGTGTCGATCGGCAATTCGGTCGTGGCCTGATTGCTGCGCTCGCGTCGCGATATCGCAGCGACGGAGTAGACACCGCGAACGCCGACACCGATCGCGATCGCCGCGACCGCTAACCCGATCTCCAAGAGAGTGTCGATCCTGGTCAGGTAGTGCATGCTTGCCCGTCTGCTCTGGAGGCCAAAGGCTGCCACCGCGCGTGCTAATGAGTGCCGCGCGGGGCGCTCCCTGTTGAATTGGATCGGCGTCCCATGAGAACAAAATTTGCTAGCATGGCGGCCGGGCATGATTTGCCGCCCAGGTAAGCTGTAGCGACACGTAAACATCTATCGCGCATGCCGTGAACACGAAGTCCCAAAGGGAGCGATCAAGAATGCCGCTCGACGTCAGCGAGAAGTTGCGCGACGCCGTGATACGCGAGCGGTTGATCGAAACCGCGCAGCGCCTCGTGGCCGTCCCAAGTCCAACCGGCGACGCAGGCCAGGCAGCAAATTGCCTTGCCGAGTTGCTCCAGGCCGAGGGCTTCACAGTTGAGCGGCCGATCGCGGACCATGCGGCGGCGCCGGCCGTGGTCGTTCGATTCGACAGCGGGCGGCCTGGTCGCACTCTGCAATTCCACGGCCACCTCGATACGGTCCATTTGCCCTTCGTGCCGCCGGCGATCATCGACGGGAATTTAACCGGCAGCGGTGCCTCGGACATGAAAGGAGGGCTGGCGGCCGCGGTCGAGGCGCTACTTGTGTTGCGTGACACGGCCAGCTTAACAGGCGGCGCCGTCCTATTCGTCGCGCACGATTTGCACGAAGCTCCCTGGGGACTGGGACAACAGCTCAACGCGCTGATCGCCAACGGTGTTCATGGTGACGCCGTGCTGATTCCGGAACCACTCTCAGGCGCTCTGCCCACGGCCGGCCGCGGTTCGGCCACGTGGAAGGTCACACTGCGCCGCGCAGGCGCGCCTGTACACGAGGTGATGCGTTCGCAGGACGAGCCAAGTGTGATCAATGCCGGCGCCGAGTTGATCAGCACATTGGCGCGTTTGTCCGAGAGACTAGCGCAACAGAAACATCCGGTCGCAGACTGCGAGACGGTCTTCGTCGGCCAGGTGCATAGCGGCGAGATCTACAACCAGTACCCGCAAGAATGCTGGCTCGAGGGGACGCGGCGCTGGCTGCCGGAGACGGATGTAGTTGCCGTCGAACGAGAGTTTCGCGCTGTCGTGGCGGACGTTGCCGCCCGCACCGGCACGACCGCTCATATCGAGTGGCGACCGGTTCGGGGGGCCTTTATGCTCGACACTAACGATCCGCTTGTGACGACGTTCCAACGGGCCTTTGTCGAGCAGTGCGGTCAGCCGCTCGCTCGCGGCGCGAAGCCATTCGTCGACGACGGAAATAGCTTCTGGGCGCTAGCGCGCGTCCCCGCGATCACGCATGGCCCCCGCGCAGGCGGGCAGCACACCGTAAACGAGTGGGTTTCGATCGACGACCTGGTGCGCGTTGCGCATCTATACGCGCTAGTGGCCACGCTCTATTGCCCAGCCGTGCCGGAAGAATCTGG
Encoded here:
- the purD gene encoding phosphoribosylamine--glycine ligase — encoded protein: MKLLVIGSGGREHALVWKLAQSPHVDRIFVTPGNAGTAGIAENVDISPTDFPRLIKFAKQNDIGLTVVGPEGPLTLGIVDAFVAEKLRIFGPTKAAAELEGSKVFCKNLLRHADVPTGDYRVFRNADSAITFLKDREDVPVVVKADGLAAGKGVIVCAGRTEALEAVDRIGRKREFGTAGDQIVIEERLDGEEASVLAITDGQTIVTLPPTQDHKRAHDGDTGPNTGGMGAYCPAPVVSDEMLARIEEHVLVPTVHAMKRARRPFRGVLYAGIMLTNQGAKVLEYNVRFGDPECQPLLMRLKTDLLEVLLATTEGRLDEIAPLEWDPRPAVCVVMASEGYPGKYARHKPIRGLDEAARLKDVQVFHAGTTMLDGQVVTDGGRVLSVTALGTTIPAAKLNAYTAVKAIRWDGAWCRKDISDKALWNSR
- a CDS encoding STAS domain-containing protein: MNYAHLRLQDLGEVLVVYFQEGTLTDGNVIEKIGHEFNDVALEASGNRKLLINFQGVKFMSSAMLGKLLPLHKKCKNDKIVLKFCNISPNLLEVFKITNLTKLFDISNSEADAVASFGKRGFFS
- a CDS encoding M20/M25/M40 family metallo-hydrolase translates to MPLDVSEKLRDAVIRERLIETAQRLVAVPSPTGDAGQAANCLAELLQAEGFTVERPIADHAAAPAVVVRFDSGRPGRTLQFHGHLDTVHLPFVPPAIIDGNLTGSGASDMKGGLAAAVEALLVLRDTASLTGGAVLFVAHDLHEAPWGLGQQLNALIANGVHGDAVLIPEPLSGALPTAGRGSATWKVTLRRAGAPVHEVMRSQDEPSVINAGAELISTLARLSERLAQQKHPVADCETVFVGQVHSGEIYNQYPQECWLEGTRRWLPETDVVAVEREFRAVVADVAARTGTTAHIEWRPVRGAFMLDTNDPLVTTFQRAFVEQCGQPLARGAKPFVDDGNSFWALARVPAITHGPRAGGQHTVNEWVSIDDLVRVAHLYALVATLYCPAVPEESGSA